A region of Burkholderia lata DNA encodes the following proteins:
- a CDS encoding short-chain fatty acid transporter produces MKDLMEVPHVGAAATDREGALERMAAGVARWSEKWFPDAYIFAAIAVVVVAAGATAIGAPIRQVGVAFGDGFWSLIPFTMQMAIVAISGYVVAVSPPASKLIGALARFPSSGRAAVAFVAFVSIVASLFNWAISLIFSGLLVRALARRADLRMDYRAAGAAAYLGMGATWALGLSSSASQLQANPDSLPKTLLAISGVIPFAETIFLPQSMLMAAVLTVVSLLIAWLSAPGGTRAKTAAELGIPLDEAHATIPRPTRPGDWLEYSPLITLAIVAIGSVWVAHEFTTKNPMIAISNLNTYNFLFLMLGMLLNWRPRRFLNAVARAVPSVAGVLIQFPLYGGIAYILTKASAPAGLPLSDHLAHFFVALSSQSSFPAVMGAYSAVLGFFVPSGGGKWIIEAPYVIEAAKLLHVHLGWAVTVYNAAEALPNLVNPFWMLPLLGVLGLRARDIVGFTFTQLAVHLPLVIFMLWALASTLSYHPPVMP; encoded by the coding sequence ATGAAGGATCTGATGGAAGTGCCGCACGTTGGTGCGGCGGCGACGGACCGTGAAGGGGCGCTCGAGCGGATGGCCGCCGGCGTGGCGCGCTGGTCGGAGAAGTGGTTCCCGGACGCTTATATTTTCGCCGCGATTGCCGTGGTCGTCGTGGCGGCGGGCGCGACGGCAATCGGCGCGCCAATCAGGCAGGTCGGTGTGGCGTTCGGCGACGGCTTCTGGAGTCTCATCCCGTTCACGATGCAGATGGCGATCGTTGCCATTTCGGGTTATGTCGTCGCGGTATCGCCACCCGCGTCGAAACTGATCGGCGCGCTCGCGCGCTTTCCGTCGTCCGGACGGGCGGCCGTGGCGTTCGTTGCATTCGTCAGCATCGTCGCGTCCCTGTTCAACTGGGCGATCAGCCTGATCTTCAGCGGCCTGCTGGTTCGGGCACTGGCGCGTCGCGCCGATCTCCGCATGGACTACCGGGCAGCGGGCGCGGCGGCTTATCTCGGCATGGGGGCGACGTGGGCGCTTGGATTGAGCTCGTCCGCATCGCAACTGCAAGCGAATCCGGACAGCCTGCCCAAGACGCTGCTCGCCATCTCCGGCGTCATTCCCTTCGCGGAAACCATCTTCCTGCCGCAGTCGATGTTGATGGCCGCCGTGCTGACGGTCGTGTCGCTGCTGATTGCCTGGCTGTCCGCGCCCGGCGGCACGCGTGCAAAGACGGCGGCGGAGCTCGGGATTCCGCTCGACGAGGCCCACGCGACGATCCCGCGCCCGACTCGCCCGGGTGACTGGCTCGAGTACAGCCCGCTCATCACCCTCGCGATCGTTGCGATCGGGTCGGTCTGGGTCGCGCACGAATTCACGACGAAAAACCCGATGATCGCGATTTCGAACCTGAACACGTACAACTTCCTGTTCCTGATGCTGGGCATGCTGCTGAACTGGCGACCGAGGCGATTCCTCAATGCCGTCGCGCGTGCCGTGCCATCGGTCGCAGGTGTACTGATCCAGTTTCCGTTGTACGGCGGCATCGCCTACATCCTGACCAAGGCGTCGGCGCCTGCCGGACTGCCGCTCTCCGATCATCTCGCGCATTTCTTCGTCGCGCTGTCGTCGCAATCGTCGTTTCCCGCGGTGATGGGGGCGTACTCGGCCGTCCTCGGATTCTTCGTGCCGTCCGGCGGCGGCAAGTGGATCATCGAAGCGCCCTACGTGATCGAGGCGGCAAAACTGCTGCACGTCCATCTGGGCTGGGCGGTGACGGTCTACAACGCGGCCGAGGCATTGCCGAACCTGGTCAATCCGTTCTGGATGCTGCCGCTCCTCGGTGTGCTCGGGCTGCGCGCCCGCGACATCGTGGGATTCACGTTCACGCAGCTGGCGGTGCATCTTCCGCTGGTGATTTTCATGCTCTGGGCGCTTGCGAGCACGCTCAGCTACCATCCGCCAGTCATGCCGTGA
- a CDS encoding TetR family transcriptional regulator, protein MGRQKSGQNDGPGAAAADTADAPARARLVPTQQRSRERFERILACASEVMIEKGCDAFRMSDIVERTGISFGSLYQYFPDKAAVIGTLAERYNEAGHVCVRRDLATMKTLDDLHATLARITDSYYRMFVDEPLMRDIWRATQADRALQALDRADGEFLAGLFADALGEVAPDTPHAQRSAFAELMMIQIAAAVRHAITLPPKAAQQILAMFKRALPRDLSVLGA, encoded by the coding sequence ATGGGCCGACAAAAATCGGGGCAGAACGACGGGCCCGGAGCCGCGGCAGCGGACACGGCAGACGCGCCGGCACGTGCACGTCTGGTGCCGACGCAGCAGCGCAGCCGCGAGCGGTTCGAGCGCATCCTCGCGTGCGCGTCGGAGGTGATGATCGAGAAAGGCTGCGACGCGTTCCGGATGAGCGATATCGTCGAACGCACGGGCATCTCGTTCGGTTCGCTGTACCAATACTTCCCAGACAAGGCGGCCGTGATCGGCACCCTTGCGGAGCGCTACAACGAAGCCGGGCACGTCTGCGTGCGGCGCGACCTCGCGACGATGAAGACGCTCGACGATCTCCACGCCACGCTCGCCCGCATCACGGACAGCTACTACCGGATGTTCGTCGACGAGCCGCTGATGCGCGACATCTGGCGAGCCACGCAGGCCGACCGCGCGCTGCAGGCACTCGACCGGGCGGACGGGGAGTTTCTGGCAGGGTTGTTTGCGGACGCGCTGGGCGAAGTGGCACCCGATACGCCGCATGCGCAACGGAGCGCGTTCGCCGAGCTGATGATGATCCAGATCGCGGCGGCCGTGCGCCATGCGATCACGCTGCCGCCGAAGGCGGCGCAGCAGATCCTCGCGATGTTCAAGCGTGCGCTGCCGCGGGATCTGTCGGTACTGGGCGCGTAG
- a CDS encoding NAD(P)H-binding protein, with amino-acid sequence MSALPTLIVGGSGKTGARVDARLRARGIATRPVSRTSAVRFDWTVPETWPAALEGVSAAYVTYQPDLAVEGAVDAIAAFARLARESGVERVVLLSGRGEPRAQAAEAALQASGVGWGVVRASWFNQNFSEGYLIDGVLAGEVALPAGAVREPFVDADDIADVAVAALTDARFANRVIEVTGPRALTFAEAVGEIARAAGRPVVYREIPADAFVAGLREVGVPEPVVALLDDLFSVVLDGRNSAVTHGIEATLGRPARDFADYARATAATGVWSARS; translated from the coding sequence ATGTCGGCACTTCCCACCCTCATCGTCGGCGGTTCGGGCAAGACGGGCGCCCGCGTCGATGCACGGCTGCGCGCGCGCGGCATCGCAACCCGGCCCGTGTCGCGCACGTCGGCCGTCCGCTTCGACTGGACGGTGCCCGAGACGTGGCCCGCCGCGCTTGAAGGCGTATCGGCCGCGTACGTGACCTACCAGCCCGACCTGGCCGTCGAAGGCGCGGTGGATGCGATCGCCGCATTCGCGCGGCTCGCGCGGGAAAGCGGCGTCGAGCGCGTGGTGCTGCTGTCCGGACGCGGCGAGCCCCGCGCGCAGGCCGCCGAGGCCGCGTTGCAGGCGTCGGGTGTTGGCTGGGGCGTGGTGCGCGCGAGCTGGTTCAACCAGAACTTCTCCGAGGGCTACCTGATCGACGGCGTGCTGGCCGGTGAAGTCGCGCTGCCGGCCGGCGCGGTGCGCGAGCCGTTCGTCGATGCGGACGACATCGCGGACGTCGCCGTGGCCGCGCTCACCGATGCGCGCTTCGCGAACCGCGTGATCGAGGTCACGGGCCCGCGCGCGCTGACGTTTGCCGAGGCGGTCGGCGAGATCGCACGGGCCGCCGGCCGGCCGGTCGTCTATCGCGAGATTCCGGCCGATGCGTTCGTTGCCGGATTGCGCGAGGTCGGCGTGCCGGAGCCGGTCGTCGCGCTGCTCGACGATCTGTTCAGCGTGGTGCTCGACGGGCGCAACAGCGCGGTGACGCACGGCATCGAAGCGACACTCGGGCGGCCGGCACGCGATTTCGCCGACTATGCGCGCGCGACAGCCGCAACCGGCGTGTGGAGCGCACGATCATGA
- a CDS encoding DUF1772 domain-containing protein, whose protein sequence is MIAFVTAALLWGSAIGCGLMAGVYFAFSTFVMTSLGRIAPQAGVAAMNAINVEIVRSPFMPLFLVTTLMALALVVLALFNREQPGAMVAVAGGALYLFGMFAVTMAVNVPLNDALAAADPATAQGAALWTRYVHDWTMWNHVRTVASAAACVFFIAGIAAR, encoded by the coding sequence ATGATCGCGTTCGTGACCGCCGCATTGCTGTGGGGCTCGGCCATCGGCTGCGGGTTGATGGCCGGCGTGTATTTCGCGTTCTCGACGTTCGTGATGACGTCGCTCGGACGGATCGCGCCGCAGGCCGGCGTGGCCGCCATGAACGCGATCAACGTCGAGATCGTGCGTTCGCCGTTCATGCCGCTGTTCCTCGTCACGACGCTGATGGCGCTTGCGCTGGTCGTGCTCGCGCTGTTCAATCGCGAGCAGCCGGGCGCGATGGTGGCGGTCGCGGGTGGCGCGCTGTACCTGTTCGGGATGTTCGCGGTGACGATGGCCGTCAACGTGCCGCTCAACGATGCGCTCGCCGCGGCCGATCCGGCGACCGCGCAGGGTGCGGCGCTGTGGACGCGCTATGTGCATGACTGGACGATGTGGAATCACGTGCGCACGGTGGCGTCGGCAGCCGCGTGCGTGTTTTTCATCGCGGGGATTGCGGCGCGGTAG
- a CDS encoding AraC family transcriptional regulator: MSRLVANRTLESTPPGAHLPFESTPMPVSAMAATYAHGTSIAPHRHRRAQLLYAIEGVMHVQSEGASWVVPPTRGVWLEAGLDHTVQMSGDVQMRTVFVEPGAVEHLPARSCVVEVHPLLRELILAAVDVPLDYAPGSRHDHLMHLLLAEVTVAPLLPLYLPWPHDPRLRTICDALVAAPDDLRTIAEWADLLGLSVRTLHRAFRRETGLSFRRWREQARLLLALKRLAHGEKVLTVAMDHGYSSQSAFSAMFKRHFGVSPSAFYA; the protein is encoded by the coding sequence ATGTCACGACTTGTCGCCAATCGGACACTCGAGTCCACCCCGCCCGGTGCCCACCTGCCCTTCGAGTCGACGCCGATGCCCGTCTCGGCGATGGCGGCGACGTACGCGCATGGCACGTCGATCGCGCCGCACCGGCATCGCCGCGCGCAGCTGCTCTATGCGATCGAGGGCGTGATGCACGTGCAGTCGGAAGGCGCGTCGTGGGTCGTGCCGCCGACGCGCGGCGTGTGGCTCGAGGCCGGTCTCGACCACACGGTGCAGATGAGCGGCGACGTGCAGATGCGCACGGTGTTCGTCGAGCCGGGCGCGGTCGAGCACCTGCCCGCGCGAAGCTGCGTCGTGGAAGTGCATCCGCTGCTGCGCGAGCTGATCCTCGCCGCGGTCGACGTGCCGCTCGACTATGCGCCGGGCTCGCGCCACGACCATCTGATGCACCTGCTGCTCGCCGAAGTGACGGTGGCGCCGCTGCTGCCGCTGTACCTGCCGTGGCCGCATGACCCGCGCCTGCGCACGATCTGCGACGCGCTCGTCGCCGCGCCCGACGACCTGCGCACGATCGCCGAGTGGGCCGACCTGCTCGGCCTGTCGGTCCGCACGCTCCATCGCGCGTTCCGGCGCGAGACGGGGCTCAGCTTCCGCCGCTGGCGCGAACAGGCGCGGCTGCTGCTCGCGCTCAAGCGCCTCGCGCATGGCGAGAAGGTGCTGACCGTCGCGATGGATCATGGCTACAGCAGCCAGAGCGCATTCTCCGCGATGTTCAAGCGGCATTTCGGCGTGTCGCCGTCGGCGTTTTATGCGTAG
- a CDS encoding DMT family transporter, translated as MNKSPFLFPFCAIALWAGNVVVSKLSASTIDPSAITFYRLLLAVALMSVFTLRPAWRNRAALVAHLPKLAVLGFLAMALFQSLSYEAAKTTSATNMAIITALVPLMTMALSSLLLGDPPSVGMIGGGVLSLAGVVYLIAEGHPTTIAARGVHTGDLLMLAASAAYALYGVLLKRWRIGALPAWQSTYVQALAALVFMVPMLLRLPAQAAWPTRASVPLILYAGVLASVVLPYLWMQGVRLLGPSRCAMFMNLLPVMTAGGAIVLLGESLKLYHLIGGGVALVGVAIAQRFPFQASASQGVRQ; from the coding sequence ATGAACAAGTCCCCATTTCTGTTTCCCTTCTGCGCGATCGCGCTGTGGGCCGGCAACGTGGTCGTGTCGAAGCTGTCGGCATCGACGATCGACCCGTCGGCGATCACCTTCTACCGGCTGCTGCTCGCCGTTGCGCTGATGAGCGTGTTCACGCTGCGCCCCGCGTGGCGCAATCGCGCGGCGCTCGTCGCGCACCTGCCGAAACTCGCGGTGCTCGGCTTTCTCGCGATGGCACTGTTCCAGAGCCTGTCCTACGAGGCCGCGAAAACGACCAGCGCGACCAACATGGCGATCATCACGGCGCTCGTGCCGCTGATGACGATGGCGCTCAGCTCGCTGCTGCTCGGCGATCCGCCCAGCGTCGGCATGATCGGCGGCGGGGTGCTGTCGCTCGCGGGCGTCGTCTACCTGATCGCCGAGGGGCATCCGACGACGATCGCCGCGCGCGGCGTGCATACGGGCGACCTGCTGATGCTGGCCGCGTCGGCGGCGTATGCGTTGTACGGCGTGCTGCTCAAGCGCTGGCGCATCGGTGCGCTGCCGGCATGGCAGTCGACCTACGTGCAGGCGCTCGCCGCGCTCGTGTTCATGGTGCCGATGCTGCTGCGCCTGCCCGCGCAGGCGGCGTGGCCGACGCGCGCGAGCGTGCCGCTGATCCTGTATGCCGGTGTGCTGGCGTCGGTGGTGCTGCCGTATCTGTGGATGCAGGGCGTGCGGCTGCTCGGCCCGAGCCGCTGCGCGATGTTCATGAACCTGCTGCCGGTGATGACGGCCGGCGGCGCGATCGTGCTGCTCGGTGAATCGCTGAAGCTGTATCACCTGATCGGCGGCGGCGTGGCGCTCGTCGGCGTCGCGATTGCGCAGCGGTTTCCGTTTCAGGCGAGCGCATCGCAAGGAGTGCGGCAATGA
- a CDS encoding ATP-binding protein translates to MAALPDARASVDGPALAHQLERIATALEALAGTGQPAPVDFDAAVAFRWRGFDGGPRTAPLEPVATPALIAFDALRNVERQVAIVERNTRQFVRGFAANHVLLTGARGTGKSSIVKACLHAFAPHGLRLIEVGKEQLSDLPAIVELVRARPERYIVFCDDLSFEAGETGYKELKTVLDGSVASDLSNVLVYATSNRRHLMPEQASDNANVSRAENGELHPGDAVEEKISLSERFGIWVTFYGFTQDAYLAVVESRLGEAGFDAEQIRAAREPALQWALERGARSGRIAVQFVRDYIGRMADESDTVENARELRTG, encoded by the coding sequence ATGGCCGCGCTGCCGGACGCGCGTGCATCCGTCGATGGCCCGGCGCTCGCGCATCAGCTCGAACGGATCGCGACCGCGCTCGAAGCGCTGGCGGGCACCGGCCAGCCGGCGCCGGTCGATTTCGATGCGGCAGTCGCATTCCGCTGGCGCGGCTTCGACGGCGGGCCACGGACGGCGCCGCTCGAACCGGTCGCGACGCCCGCGCTCATCGCGTTCGATGCGCTGCGCAACGTCGAGCGCCAGGTGGCGATCGTCGAACGGAACACGCGGCAGTTCGTGCGCGGATTCGCGGCGAATCACGTGCTGCTGACCGGTGCGCGGGGCACCGGGAAGTCGTCGATCGTGAAGGCGTGCCTGCACGCGTTCGCGCCGCACGGGTTGCGGCTGATCGAGGTCGGCAAGGAGCAGTTGAGCGATCTGCCGGCGATCGTCGAGCTGGTGCGGGCGCGGCCCGAGCGGTATATCGTGTTCTGCGACGACCTGTCGTTCGAGGCGGGCGAGACCGGCTACAAGGAACTGAAAACGGTGCTCGACGGCTCGGTCGCGAGCGACCTGTCGAACGTGCTCGTGTACGCGACGTCCAATCGCCGCCACCTGATGCCCGAGCAGGCGAGCGACAACGCGAACGTGTCGCGTGCGGAGAACGGCGAGCTGCACCCGGGCGACGCGGTCGAGGAGAAGATCTCGTTGTCCGAGCGCTTCGGGATCTGGGTGACGTTCTACGGGTTCACGCAGGATGCGTATCTGGCTGTTGTCGAAAGCCGGCTGGGTGAAGCCGGGTTCGATGCGGAGCAGATTCGCGCGGCGCGCGAACCGGCGCTGCAGTGGGCGCTGGAACGCGGTGCGCGGTCGGGGCGGATTGCCGTGCAGTTCGTGCGGGACTACATCGGGCGGATGGCCGACGAAAGCGACACGGTTGAAAACGCACGCGAGTTGCGCACGGGTTGA
- a CDS encoding DUF2071 domain-containing protein: protein MPLMLQDNAFVYPSAGPIGRLANRVVASRPLLRTRRALLSRLPFLQLASEVENVVYCTWLVDVAAVAHLVPRGVTLASRDGRTPFTILTYAHRHFGPRIAGPLRRVFPSPLQSNWRLYVDALPGGVPADRTVLFVKNVFDHPLYALGSRLFSDALPSHLAERFTHAVQDGRYRTLLSGGSGSAPDFHCAAALSDDYSLPEAFAPFFGSWRDAVAYLSLQHAAVAHVADCDRLAHASIDLPIDIDAVRPLKPVEPVGGGEFLARIGATGEPLCFVVPDVAFRVLSERVL from the coding sequence ATGCCGCTCATGCTCCAGGACAACGCCTTCGTTTACCCTTCCGCCGGCCCCATCGGCCGCCTCGCCAACCGGGTCGTCGCGAGCCGCCCGCTGCTGCGCACACGTCGCGCGCTGCTGTCGCGGCTGCCGTTCCTGCAGCTCGCGAGCGAGGTCGAGAACGTCGTGTACTGTACGTGGCTCGTCGATGTTGCCGCCGTCGCGCACCTGGTGCCACGCGGCGTCACGCTCGCGAGCCGCGATGGCCGCACGCCGTTCACGATCCTCACGTACGCGCACCGTCATTTCGGCCCGCGTATCGCGGGCCCGCTGCGACGCGTGTTCCCGTCGCCGCTGCAGAGCAACTGGCGGCTTTATGTCGATGCGCTGCCGGGCGGCGTGCCGGCCGATCGCACGGTGCTGTTCGTGAAGAACGTATTCGATCACCCGCTCTATGCGCTCGGCAGCCGGCTCTTCAGCGATGCGCTGCCGTCGCATCTCGCCGAGCGCTTTACGCATGCCGTACAGGACGGACGTTATCGAACGCTGTTGTCGGGCGGTAGCGGGAGCGCGCCCGATTTCCACTGCGCGGCAGCGCTGTCGGACGACTACTCGCTACCCGAGGCGTTCGCGCCGTTCTTTGGAAGCTGGCGCGACGCCGTCGCTTACCTGTCGCTGCAGCACGCGGCCGTCGCGCATGTCGCGGACTGCGACCGCCTCGCGCATGCGTCGATCGACCTGCCGATCGATATCGACGCGGTTCGGCCGCTGAAACCGGTCGAGCCGGTCGGTGGCGGCGAGTTCCTCGCGCGCATCGGCGCGACCGGCGAACCGCTGTGCTTCGTCGTGCCGGATGTCGCGTTCAGGGTGTTGTCGGAGCGGGTGTTGTAG
- a CDS encoding ArsR/SmtB family transcription factor, translating into MIDVDRAHKALAHPFRRNVLRWLKAPDTLLANAARLRSQHGVPLSSIVARSGLSQSTVSAHLAVLCEAGLIVATQVGQWRFVARDDAGIAAFVAQVVSDL; encoded by the coding sequence ATGATCGACGTCGACCGCGCTCACAAGGCGCTAGCGCATCCGTTTCGACGGAATGTACTGCGCTGGCTGAAGGCGCCCGATACGTTGTTGGCGAACGCCGCGCGCCTGCGCTCGCAACACGGCGTACCGCTTTCGTCGATCGTGGCACGCAGCGGGTTGTCGCAATCGACCGTGTCGGCGCACCTCGCCGTGCTGTGCGAGGCCGGCTTGATCGTCGCGACGCAGGTCGGCCAGTGGCGCTTCGTCGCCCGCGACGACGCGGGCATCGCGGCATTCGTCGCGCAGGTCGTCAGCGATCTCTGA
- a CDS encoding MFS transporter yields the protein MPPIASPAASPAAAPPAAASRGKIVAMAAIAGAVVTNIYCTQPILPLIAQDLQVAPATADLVAGAALLGFATGLALLLPLGDRYDRRKLVLGQIVLAFAFAVASALAPGVWALIGAAFSLGVVSCVPQQLVPFAAVMSAPDERGRNVGTVVTGIMVGILLGRAVSGLIAAHAGWRAVYAVEAAAMVPVGIAAAWLLPRGVPSTTLSYGRLLASLWTLARAHRPIRESMIVQALLWAAFNAFWVNLAALLADGPWHLGSAWAGGFGLIGAAGALAATIGGRASDRIGTRRVIGLGIAIVTVSYLILAGAGSSLALLVVGVVVLDIGVQAGLVANQTRAFAADPKAQGRINSLYMTATFVGGAIGAIVSGALMARFGWHGVVAFGIAAGLAAALVHRCGARH from the coding sequence ATGCCGCCCATCGCGTCACCCGCCGCGTCACCCGCCGCAGCGCCACCCGCCGCCGCGTCGCGCGGCAAGATCGTCGCGATGGCCGCCATCGCCGGCGCGGTCGTGACCAACATCTATTGCACGCAGCCGATCCTGCCGTTGATCGCACAGGACCTGCAGGTCGCCCCGGCGACGGCCGACCTCGTGGCCGGCGCGGCGCTGCTCGGCTTCGCGACCGGGCTGGCGCTGCTGCTGCCGCTCGGCGATCGCTACGACCGGCGCAAGCTGGTGCTGGGCCAGATCGTGCTGGCCTTCGCGTTCGCGGTGGCGTCCGCACTCGCGCCGGGTGTATGGGCGCTGATCGGTGCCGCGTTCTCGCTCGGTGTGGTCAGCTGCGTGCCGCAGCAACTGGTGCCGTTCGCGGCCGTGATGTCCGCACCCGATGAACGCGGGCGCAACGTCGGTACGGTCGTCACCGGCATCATGGTCGGCATCCTGCTGGGCCGCGCGGTCAGCGGCCTGATCGCCGCGCACGCCGGGTGGCGTGCGGTGTATGCCGTCGAAGCCGCCGCGATGGTGCCGGTGGGGATCGCCGCCGCGTGGTTGCTGCCGCGCGGCGTGCCGAGCACCACGCTGTCGTATGGCCGGCTGCTCGCGTCGCTGTGGACGCTGGCGCGCGCACATCGCCCGATCCGCGAATCGATGATCGTGCAGGCGCTGCTGTGGGCCGCGTTCAATGCGTTCTGGGTCAATCTCGCCGCACTGCTCGCCGACGGCCCGTGGCATCTCGGCAGCGCGTGGGCCGGCGGCTTCGGCCTCATTGGCGCGGCAGGCGCACTGGCCGCCACGATCGGCGGCCGGGCGTCGGACCGGATCGGCACGCGGCGTGTGATCGGCCTGGGCATCGCGATCGTTACGGTTTCCTATCTGATCCTCGCCGGCGCCGGCAGCTCGCTCGCGCTGCTCGTGGTCGGCGTGGTCGTGCTCGACATCGGCGTGCAGGCCGGCCTGGTCGCGAACCAGACGCGCGCGTTCGCTGCCGATCCGAAGGCACAGGGGCGCATCAACAGCCTCTACATGACCGCGACCTTCGTCGGCGGCGCGATTGGCGCGATCGTCAGCGGTGCGCTGATGGCGCGCTTCGGCTGGCACGGCGTGGTCGCGTTCGGCATCGCGGCGGGGCTCGCGGCCGCGCTCGTGCATCGCTGCGGGGCACGGCACTGA
- a CDS encoding LysR family transcriptional regulator gives MNRLESMSLLVAVIDAGSMSAAARQLGIPLATVSRKIADLESYLNTRLLHRTTRQLSLTEAGESYVAGCRRILDDIAETERAATGEYAAPRGELIVTAPIVFGRLHIVPVLAAFLAHYPEIDVRLVLTDRVTHLMEEQIDVALRIGELPDSSFMATRVGSVRRVICASPAYLAAHGTPTEPTDLARHQCITFEVLASRRAWVFGGEKGELTVPVHSRFAVNTAEAAIDAAVLGVGLIRVLSYQVAQALRDRTLDVVLDAFESQPLPVSLVHKGQAPMPLKLRAFLDFVAPRLRERIAGVGAGD, from the coding sequence ATGAACCGCCTGGAGTCGATGTCCCTGCTGGTGGCGGTGATCGACGCCGGCAGCATGTCGGCCGCCGCGCGCCAGCTCGGCATTCCGCTGGCGACCGTGAGCCGCAAGATCGCGGATCTCGAGTCCTACCTGAATACGCGTCTGCTGCATCGCACCACGCGGCAACTGTCGCTGACCGAGGCGGGCGAGTCGTACGTCGCCGGTTGCCGGCGCATCCTCGACGACATCGCGGAAACCGAGCGTGCCGCCACCGGCGAATATGCGGCGCCGCGCGGCGAGCTGATCGTCACCGCGCCGATCGTGTTCGGACGCCTGCATATCGTGCCGGTGCTGGCTGCGTTCCTCGCCCACTATCCCGAGATCGACGTGCGGCTGGTGCTGACCGACCGCGTCACGCACCTGATGGAAGAGCAGATCGACGTCGCACTGCGGATCGGCGAGTTGCCCGACAGCAGCTTCATGGCGACCCGCGTCGGCAGCGTGCGCCGCGTGATCTGCGCAAGCCCGGCGTATCTGGCGGCGCATGGCACCCCCACCGAACCCACCGACCTCGCGCGGCATCAATGCATCACGTTCGAGGTGCTGGCGTCGCGGCGCGCGTGGGTGTTCGGCGGCGAGAAGGGCGAGCTGACGGTGCCCGTGCATTCGCGCTTCGCGGTCAATACGGCCGAGGCGGCCATCGATGCCGCAGTGCTCGGTGTCGGGTTGATCCGCGTGCTGTCGTATCAGGTTGCGCAGGCGCTGCGCGATCGCACGCTCGACGTGGTGCTCGACGCGTTCGAATCGCAGCCGCTGCCGGTCAGCCTGGTGCACAAGGGGCAGGCGCCGATGCCGCTGAAGCTGCGCGCGTTTCTCGATTTCGTGGCGCCGCGGCTGCGCGAACGGATCGCCGGGGTGGGGGCGGGCGATTGA